A stretch of the Streptococcus oralis genome encodes the following:
- the glgA gene encoding glycogen synthase GlgA yields the protein MKILFVAAEGAPFSKTGGLGDVIGALPKSLVKAGHEVAVFLPYYDMVEAKFGDQIEDVHHFEVSVGWRRQYCGIKKTVLNGVTFYFIDNQYYFFRGHVYGDFDDGERFAFFQLAALEAMERIGFIPDLLHVHDYHTAMIPFLLKEKYHWIQAYQGIRTVLTIHNLEFQGQFSEGMLWDLFGVGFERYADGTLRWNDCLNWMKAGILYADRVSTVSPSYANEIMTSQFGCGLDQILRMESGKVSGIVNGIDADLYNPQTDPLLDYHFDKEDLSGKAQNKAKLQERVGLPVRADVPLVGIVSRLTRQKGFDVVVESLHRFLQEDVQIVLLGTGDPAFEHSFSWFAQVYPDKLSANITFDVKLAQEIYAACDLFLMPSRFEPCGLSQMMAMRYGTLPLVHEVGGLRDTVQSFNPIEGTGTGFSFDNLTPYWLNWSFQTALDVYKNQPDVWRNLQRQAMECDFSWDTACKSYLDLYHSLVN from the coding sequence ATGAAAATTTTATTTGTAGCGGCAGAAGGAGCACCCTTTTCAAAAACAGGTGGTTTGGGCGATGTCATTGGCGCACTTCCCAAATCACTTGTAAAAGCGGGGCACGAAGTTGCAGTTTTCTTGCCTTATTATGATATGGTAGAAGCTAAGTTCGGAGACCAGATAGAGGATGTTCATCACTTTGAAGTTAGTGTAGGATGGCGTAGACAGTACTGTGGTATTAAAAAAACTGTCTTGAATGGTGTAACCTTCTACTTCATTGATAATCAGTATTATTTCTTCCGTGGTCATGTGTATGGTGATTTTGACGACGGTGAACGCTTCGCCTTTTTCCAACTGGCTGCTCTTGAAGCCATGGAACGCATCGGCTTTATCCCTGACCTTCTCCATGTTCATGATTACCACACAGCCATGATTCCCTTCTTGTTAAAAGAAAAATACCATTGGATTCAGGCATATCAAGGTATCAGAACAGTTTTAACCATTCACAATTTGGAATTTCAAGGTCAATTTTCTGAAGGAATGTTGTGGGATTTATTCGGTGTTGGGTTTGAACGCTATGCTGATGGGACCCTTCGCTGGAATGATTGTCTCAACTGGATGAAAGCGGGGATTCTCTACGCGGATCGTGTCTCAACCGTTTCCCCTAGCTATGCGAACGAGATTATGACCAGTCAGTTTGGTTGCGGTTTGGACCAGATTCTTCGGATGGAGTCAGGTAAGGTTTCAGGTATTGTCAATGGTATTGACGCAGATCTTTATAATCCTCAAACAGACCCACTTTTAGACTATCATTTTGATAAGGAAGATTTGTCTGGAAAAGCTCAAAACAAAGCAAAATTGCAAGAGAGAGTTGGGTTACCTGTGCGAGCAGATGTTCCGCTAGTTGGGATTGTCTCTCGATTGACACGCCAAAAAGGTTTTGATGTTGTTGTAGAAAGCTTGCATCGTTTCTTACAGGAGGACGTTCAAATAGTCCTTTTAGGAACAGGTGACCCGGCTTTTGAACATTCCTTCTCCTGGTTTGCGCAAGTTTATCCTGACAAGCTATCAGCAAATATCACTTTTGACGTCAAACTTGCTCAAGAAATCTACGCAGCTTGTGATCTCTTCCTCATGCCAAGTCGTTTTGAACCATGTGGCTTGTCTCAAATGATGGCGATGCGCTATGGAACTCTACCATTGGTTCATGAAGTGGGTGGCTTGCGTGATACGGTTCAATCTTTCAATCCAATCGAAGGAACTGGAACTGGATTTAGCTTTGACAATTTAACACCATACTGGCTTAACTGGAGTTTCCAAACAGCCTTGGATGTTTATAAGAATCAGCCGGACGTTTGGAGAAATCTACAAAGGCAAGCTATGGAATGTGATTTCTCATGGGATACAGCCTGCAAATCTTACCTGGACTTGTACCATAGTTTAGTCAACTAA
- the pulA gene encoding type I pullulanase: MYRYPVVIHFHRKNGDYDACSFSRKQADVKENLYYENDYFGAKFSFTVTSEERLDTLTFSVEIDGKTKDYLLRFNYYPLLTEVWILDGDETVYYSENPAIASPCYKDRNPFAFDKAFHSESFDHHWGYQGELGYSISDYQTSFKLWAPTATAVQVVVYENTSNDAPIWKTFNLKRGNSYSYSHKYNTIGVWSVDLDENLAGKAYHYQIEFPHHQTLTRDPYTIATSPDGKRSVILSQQDRQVEVFKVKHGTDAPWRLENPCKAVICEMHIRDFTKSPTSGVPENLRGTFLGAAQTGTVNQYGQATAFDYIKELGCNYVQLQPIFDRHKEYDEDGNVTYNWGYDPQNYNAPEPSFSSNSDDPGQVIRDLKTMIQAYHDAGIGVIMDVVYNHTFSTVDAPFQTTVPDYYYRMNPDGTFQNGTGVGNETASEHEMYRKYMIDSLLYWVKEYNIDGFRFDLMGIHDIKTMQAIRWALDEVDPRIITYGEGWNMGTGLAPYDKAKKDNAYQMPNIGFFNDDQRDAIKGGEVYGSIKAGFVSGAATEPIVAKAILGSRELGSYLSPNQVLNYVEAHDNYNLHDLLVTLHPDHSSDKIMRQVETATAMSILMQGMSFIELGQEFGRTKLLATGENGELTAADRERAMNSYNAPDSVNQVNWDLINERQESIDFIRQIIRLKTQTRAFSYPTYEEVYRHVFVHTAAENSGWIVYEIHGESKHLLVVFNAKGTSFYFENAGNLEMLVSNSRSKESNVIDDISVAVLQVLS; this comes from the coding sequence ATGTATAGATACCCAGTAGTCATCCATTTTCACCGAAAGAATGGGGATTATGATGCTTGTTCATTCAGTAGAAAACAAGCAGATGTTAAAGAAAATTTGTATTATGAAAATGATTATTTTGGAGCAAAATTTTCCTTTACAGTCACAAGTGAAGAAAGACTCGATACTTTAACCTTTTCTGTCGAAATAGATGGAAAGACAAAAGACTATCTCCTACGGTTTAACTATTATCCACTGTTGACTGAGGTTTGGATATTAGATGGTGATGAGACGGTTTATTATTCTGAAAATCCAGCCATTGCAAGTCCTTGCTATAAAGATCGAAACCCGTTTGCTTTTGATAAAGCCTTTCACAGTGAAAGTTTTGATCATCATTGGGGATACCAAGGAGAGTTGGGTTATAGTATCTCAGACTACCAGACAAGCTTTAAACTCTGGGCTCCAACAGCTACAGCAGTCCAAGTGGTCGTTTATGAAAATACAAGTAACGACGCGCCGATTTGGAAAACCTTTAATCTAAAGCGAGGGAATAGCTATTCATACAGTCATAAGTACAATACCATTGGTGTTTGGAGTGTAGACCTGGATGAAAATCTTGCAGGTAAAGCTTATCACTATCAGATTGAGTTTCCGCACCACCAGACCTTGACACGAGACCCATACACTATCGCTACAAGTCCTGATGGAAAACGTTCTGTCATCCTATCTCAGCAAGATAGACAGGTAGAAGTTTTTAAAGTCAAACATGGGACAGATGCTCCTTGGCGTTTGGAAAACCCATGTAAAGCCGTTATCTGCGAGATGCACATTCGTGATTTTACAAAATCACCGACATCTGGAGTTCCAGAAAACCTTCGAGGGACCTTCCTTGGGGCTGCCCAGACTGGAACGGTTAACCAGTATGGTCAAGCAACAGCCTTTGACTATATCAAAGAACTCGGCTGTAATTATGTTCAGCTCCAACCAATCTTTGATCGCCATAAGGAATATGACGAGGATGGAAATGTAACCTATAACTGGGGTTATGACCCCCAAAACTACAATGCGCCAGAACCAAGTTTCTCTAGCAATTCAGATGATCCAGGACAGGTTATTCGAGACCTCAAGACCATGATTCAGGCATATCATGATGCGGGAATCGGTGTCATTATGGATGTCGTTTACAACCATACCTTCTCAACGGTTGATGCACCTTTCCAAACAACTGTTCCTGATTATTACTATCGTATGAATCCAGATGGAACCTTCCAAAACGGCACAGGTGTAGGAAATGAAACCGCAAGCGAACACGAAATGTACCGCAAGTATATGATTGACTCACTCCTTTATTGGGTAAAAGAATACAATATTGACGGTTTCCGTTTTGACTTGATGGGAATTCACGATATCAAAACCATGCAGGCAATTCGTTGGGCACTGGATGAAGTTGATCCTCGTATTATCACTTATGGAGAAGGTTGGAATATGGGGACCGGTCTTGCACCTTATGACAAGGCCAAGAAGGACAATGCCTACCAGATGCCAAATATTGGATTCTTCAATGATGATCAGCGTGATGCCATCAAAGGAGGAGAAGTTTATGGCTCAATCAAGGCAGGATTTGTTAGTGGTGCAGCTACAGAACCGATTGTAGCCAAAGCTATTCTTGGTAGCCGAGAGTTGGGTTCATATCTTAGTCCAAACCAAGTTCTTAACTACGTGGAAGCCCATGATAATTACAACTTGCATGATTTGTTAGTAACCCTTCATCCAGATCACAGTTCAGATAAGATTATGCGTCAGGTTGAGACAGCAACAGCGATGAGCATTCTTATGCAAGGTATGTCCTTTATAGAGCTGGGTCAAGAATTTGGACGCACCAAACTCCTTGCTACTGGAGAAAATGGCGAGCTGACTGCGGCAGATAGAGAACGTGCCATGAATAGTTACAATGCTCCAGATAGTGTCAACCAGGTCAACTGGGATTTAATCAATGAGAGACAAGAGAGCATTGACTTCATTCGCCAGATTATTCGCCTAAAAACACAAACGCGTGCTTTCTCTTATCCTACATACGAAGAAGTTTATCGTCATGTCTTTGTCCATACAGCTGCTGAAAATAGTGGGTGGATTGTTTACGAAATTCACGGTGAATCAAAGCACTTATTGGTTGTATTCAATGCTAAAGGAACTTCCTTCTACTTTGAAAATGCCGGAAATCTTGAAATGCTGGTATCCAATAGTCGTTCTAAAGAGTCTAATGTGATTGATGATATCAGCGTTGCAGTCTTGCAGGTACTTTCATAG
- the glgB gene encoding 1,4-alpha-glucan branching protein GlgB produces MNNQEALRTFTTGENFHLQHYLGAHREEKNGEIGYTFRVWAPNAQAVHLVGDFTDWVENQIPMVRNEAGVWEVFTSQAQEGQIYKYHITRANGHQIMKIDPLAVYFEARPGTGAVLTNIREKKWKDGLWLARRKRLGFFERPVNIYEAHAGSWKRNPDGSPYTFSQLKDELIPYLVEMNYTHIEFMPLMAHPLGLSWGYQLMGYFAFEHSYGRPEEFQDFVEECHINNIGVIVDWVPGHFTINDDALAYYDGTPTFEYQDHNKAHNYGWGALNFDLGKNEVQSFLISSIKFWIDFYHLDGIRVDAVSNMLYLDYDNAPWTPNKDGGNLNYEGYYFLQRLNTVIKLAHPDIMMIAEESSSATKITGMKEMGGLGFDYKWNMGWMNDILRFYEEDPIYRKYDFNLVTFSFMYVFNENYLLPFSHDEVVHGKKSMMHKMWGDRYNQFAGLRNLYTYQICHPGKKLLFMGSEYGQFLEWKSEEQLEWSNLEDPMNAKMKHFTSQLNQFYKDHRCLWEIDTSYDGIEIIDADNRDQSVLSFIRKGKKDEMLVCVFNMAPVERKDFTIGLPVAGIYEEVWNTELEEWGGVWKEHNQTVQTQESLWKDYEQTLTFTLPAMGASIWKIKRRLKPTKKKE; encoded by the coding sequence ATGAATAATCAAGAAGCATTAAGAACCTTTACTACAGGTGAGAACTTTCACCTCCAGCATTATTTAGGAGCGCATAGAGAGGAGAAAAACGGAGAAATAGGCTATACCTTTAGGGTTTGGGCCCCGAATGCACAAGCAGTTCATCTAGTTGGTGATTTTACTGATTGGGTTGAGAATCAGATTCCCATGGTTCGTAATGAAGCAGGTGTTTGGGAAGTCTTTACGAGTCAAGCTCAGGAAGGTCAGATTTATAAATATCATATCACGCGTGCAAATGGTCACCAGATTATGAAGATTGATCCTTTGGCAGTTTATTTTGAAGCTAGACCGGGTACAGGAGCTGTTTTGACTAATATCCGTGAAAAGAAATGGAAAGATGGCCTTTGGTTAGCACGTCGCAAACGTCTGGGATTTTTCGAGAGACCAGTTAATATATATGAAGCCCATGCAGGATCTTGGAAGAGAAATCCAGATGGTAGTCCCTATACTTTTTCGCAACTGAAAGACGAGTTGATTCCATACTTAGTTGAGATGAACTATACACATATTGAGTTCATGCCTTTAATGGCTCACCCACTTGGATTGAGCTGGGGCTATCAACTTATGGGTTACTTTGCTTTTGAACATTCCTATGGCAGACCTGAGGAATTCCAAGATTTCGTTGAAGAGTGTCATATAAATAACATTGGTGTTATCGTAGACTGGGTTCCAGGTCATTTCACTATTAATGATGATGCCTTGGCATATTATGACGGTACACCAACTTTTGAATACCAAGATCACAACAAGGCTCATAACTATGGTTGGGGTGCTCTGAATTTTGACCTCGGGAAAAATGAGGTCCAATCTTTCTTGATTTCAAGTATTAAATTCTGGATTGATTTTTACCACTTAGATGGTATTCGGGTCGATGCAGTGAGCAATATGCTGTATCTAGATTATGATAATGCTCCTTGGACTCCAAACAAAGATGGTGGAAACCTTAACTACGAGGGTTATTATTTCCTTCAACGGTTAAACACAGTGATTAAGTTAGCTCATCCAGACATCATGATGATTGCAGAAGAAAGTTCATCAGCGACAAAGATTACTGGTATGAAAGAAATGGGTGGCCTTGGATTTGACTATAAATGGAATATGGGCTGGATGAACGACATTCTCCGTTTCTACGAGGAAGATCCGATTTATCGCAAGTATGACTTTAATCTTGTGACTTTCAGCTTTATGTATGTTTTCAATGAAAACTATCTCCTACCTTTCTCACACGATGAAGTTGTTCATGGCAAAAAGAGTATGATGCATAAGATGTGGGGAGATCGCTACAATCAGTTCGCTGGTCTGCGCAACCTCTACACCTATCAAATTTGTCATCCAGGCAAGAAACTCTTGTTCATGGGTAGTGAGTACGGACAATTCCTCGAGTGGAAGTCCGAGGAGCAGTTGGAGTGGTCTAATCTAGAAGATCCGATGAATGCCAAGATGAAGCATTTTACTTCTCAACTCAATCAATTCTATAAAGACCATCGTTGTCTGTGGGAAATTGATACTAGTTATGATGGTATCGAGATTATCGATGCTGATAATAGAGATCAGAGCGTCCTCTCCTTTATTCGTAAGGGCAAGAAGGACGAAATGTTAGTCTGTGTCTTTAATATGGCACCAGTTGAACGTAAGGACTTTACGATTGGTTTACCTGTTGCAGGTATTTACGAAGAAGTTTGGAATACAGAATTAGAAGAATGGGGAGGTGTGTGGAAAGAGCACAATCAAACAGTTCAGACTCAAGAAAGCTTATGGAAAGATTATGAGCAGACCTTGACCTTCACCTTGCCTGCCATGGGAGCAAGCATCTGGAAAATCAAGCGTCGTTTGAAACCAACTAAGAAAAAAGAATAA
- the serB gene encoding phosphoserine phosphatase SerB: MSQVKGLCVMDVDSTLIAEEVIDLLGREAGCEEEISQITSQAMRGELDFETSLRARVALLKGLPVSVFDSVFKSIHLSKNAQEFISILQKKGILVGLVSGGFTPIVERLAESLGISYFSANQLEVKDGFLTGKLVGEIVTGQVKQVTLEKWRKELELPKERTFAIGDGANDLLMLKSAGCGIAFCSKEVVKTEIACHVDTRDFLEVLPLIDFLE, translated from the coding sequence ATGTCTCAAGTAAAAGGCTTGTGTGTCATGGACGTTGACAGCACCCTGATAGCAGAAGAGGTGATTGATCTTTTAGGAAGAGAAGCAGGTTGCGAAGAAGAAATATCGCAGATTACAAGCCAGGCAATGCGAGGTGAACTAGACTTTGAAACAAGTTTACGAGCGAGGGTAGCTTTGTTAAAAGGCCTTCCGGTTTCGGTCTTTGATTCAGTCTTCAAATCCATTCATCTGTCCAAGAATGCTCAAGAATTTATCTCCATACTTCAAAAGAAGGGCATTCTAGTCGGTCTAGTGTCTGGTGGATTTACACCAATAGTTGAGAGATTAGCAGAATCCCTTGGTATCTCCTATTTCTCCGCCAACCAGTTGGAAGTCAAAGACGGATTTTTAACAGGTAAATTAGTTGGTGAAATTGTGACAGGTCAAGTAAAACAAGTTACTCTTGAGAAATGGAGAAAGGAATTAGAACTGCCCAAAGAAAGAACGTTTGCTATCGGTGATGGTGCCAATGACCTCTTGATGTTAAAGTCAGCAGGATGCGGTATAGCCTTTTGTTCCAAAGAGGTCGTAAAAACAGAGATAGCTTGTCATGTAGATACGAGGGATTTTTTAGAAGTTCTACCTTTGATTGATTTCTTAGAATGA
- a CDS encoding NADP-dependent glyceraldehyde-3-phosphate dehydrogenase → MTNYQNLVNGKWKSSENEIAIYSPINQEKLGTVPAMSQAEVDEAMKAARAALPAWRDLAPVERAAYLHKTADILERDKEKIGTILAKEVAKGIKAAIGEVVRTAELIRFAAEEGLRITGQAMEGGGFEAASKNKLAVVRREPVGVVLAIAPFNYPVNLSGSKIAPALIAGNVVMFKPPTQGSISGLLLAKAFDEAGIPAGVFNTITGRGSEIGDYIIEHKEVNFINFTGSTPIGERIGRLAGMRPIMLELGGKDAAIVLEDADLENAAKQIVGGAFSYSGQRCTAIKRVLVVESVADRLAELLQAEVAKLTVGDPFDNADITPVIDNASADFIWGLIEDAQEKGAKALSPIKRENNLIWPGLFDYVTRDMKLAWEEPFGPVLPIIRVSDANEAVEIANESEFGLQSSVFTNDFKKAFEIAEKLEVGTVHINNKTQRGPDNFPFLGVKGSGAGVQGIKYSIEAMTNVKSIVFDVK, encoded by the coding sequence TTGACAAATTATCAGAATTTAGTGAATGGAAAATGGAAATCATCAGAGAATGAAATTGCCATCTATTCTCCCATCAATCAGGAAAAGCTGGGTACAGTACCTGCTATGAGTCAGGCTGAAGTAGATGAGGCGATGAAAGCTGCGCGTGCAGCTCTCCCAGCATGGCGTGATTTAGCACCAGTTGAGCGTGCAGCATATTTGCATAAGACAGCAGACATTTTGGAACGTGACAAAGAAAAAATTGGTACCATTCTTGCTAAAGAGGTTGCAAAAGGGATTAAAGCAGCCATTGGAGAAGTAGTACGTACAGCAGAATTGATTCGTTTTGCTGCCGAGGAAGGTCTCCGTATCACTGGACAAGCAATGGAAGGTGGCGGTTTTGAAGCTGCAAGTAAAAATAAACTAGCCGTTGTCCGTCGTGAACCAGTTGGTGTCGTTTTAGCTATTGCACCATTTAACTATCCAGTCAACCTTTCTGGATCTAAGATTGCTCCGGCTTTGATTGCAGGAAATGTCGTTATGTTCAAACCCCCAACACAAGGATCTATTTCTGGTCTCTTGTTGGCTAAAGCATTTGACGAAGCAGGAATCCCAGCAGGTGTCTTTAACACCATCACTGGACGTGGTTCTGAAATCGGAGACTACATCATCGAACACAAGGAAGTGAACTTCATTAACTTTACAGGTTCAACACCGATTGGGGAGCGTATTGGTCGTTTAGCTGGTATGCGCCCAATTATGCTTGAACTTGGTGGAAAAGACGCAGCAATTGTTTTAGAAGATGCAGATTTAGAAAATGCAGCTAAGCAGATCGTAGGTGGTGCTTTTAGCTACTCTGGTCAGCGTTGTACTGCTATCAAACGTGTTTTGGTTGTGGAAAGCGTAGCAGACAGATTGGCTGAATTGCTCCAAGCTGAAGTTGCTAAGTTAACAGTCGGTGATCCATTTGACAATGCAGATATCACACCTGTTATTGATAATGCTTCAGCTGATTTCATCTGGGGATTGATTGAAGATGCTCAGGAAAAAGGAGCTAAAGCGCTCAGCCCAATCAAACGTGAGAATAATCTCATTTGGCCAGGACTTTTTGATTATGTCACAAGAGATATGAAATTAGCCTGGGAAGAACCATTTGGACCTGTTCTCCCAATTATTCGAGTTTCAGATGCTAATGAAGCGGTAGAAATTGCTAATGAATCAGAATTCGGTCTTCAATCTTCAGTCTTTACAAATGACTTTAAGAAGGCATTTGAAATTGCTGAAAAACTTGAAGTTGGAACCGTTCATATTAATAATAAAACACAACGTGGACCAGATAATTTCCCATTCCTTGGTGTAAAAGGTTCTGGTGCAGGAGTTCAAGGAATTAAATATAGTATCGAAGCGATGACAAATGTCAAATCCATTGTTTTTGATGTGAAATAA
- the glgD gene encoding glucose-1-phosphate adenylyltransferase subunit GlgD yields the protein MKIDKYSAILGNTVGFHDMSTLTEHRPVASLPFGGKYRLIDFPLSSLANAGVRSIFGIFQQDNISSVFDHIRSGREWGLSTLLSHYYLGIYNTRVESSTVGKEYYQQLLTYLRRSGSNQTVSINCDVLVNIDLNQVFHLHNTTKGPITVVYKKLPKKDISDVNAILEIDETDHVRSHKLFDNKSTDELFNMSTDIFVVDTPWLIERLEEEAQKEYPEKLRYVLRDLAVKEGAFAYEYTGYLANIHSVQSYYQANIDMLESKKFYSLFSPNQKIYTKVKNEEPTYYANTSKVSTSQFASGSIIEGEVVQSVLSRNIYVHKDSVVKDSILFPRVVIGQGAQVEYAILDKGVEVADGVVIRGTAEHPVVVKKGETVTEDIYS from the coding sequence ATGAAGATTGATAAATATTCAGCCATTTTAGGAAACACAGTTGGTTTTCATGATATGTCAACGTTAACAGAACACCGTCCGGTAGCTAGCTTGCCTTTCGGTGGGAAATACCGTTTGATTGACTTCCCCCTTTCCAGTCTTGCAAATGCAGGTGTTCGTAGTATCTTTGGTATTTTCCAACAAGATAATATCAGCTCAGTTTTCGACCATATCCGTTCAGGTCGTGAGTGGGGATTGTCAACCCTTCTAAGTCACTACTATCTAGGAATTTACAATACTCGTGTTGAAAGCAGTACAGTTGGAAAAGAGTATTACCAACAGCTTCTCACCTACTTGAGACGTTCAGGTTCAAACCAAACCGTTTCGATTAACTGCGATGTTTTGGTGAATATTGATTTGAATCAAGTCTTTCACCTGCACAATACAACAAAAGGACCGATTACAGTTGTATATAAGAAACTTCCCAAGAAAGACATTTCTGATGTGAATGCTATCTTGGAAATTGATGAAACAGACCATGTTCGTTCGCATAAACTCTTTGATAACAAATCTACAGATGAACTCTTCAATATGTCTACAGATATCTTTGTTGTGGACACTCCTTGGTTGATTGAACGACTTGAAGAAGAGGCTCAGAAAGAATATCCTGAAAAGTTGCGCTATGTTCTTCGCGATTTAGCTGTAAAAGAAGGAGCTTTTGCTTACGAATACACAGGCTACTTAGCAAACATTCATTCTGTTCAGTCTTATTATCAAGCGAACATCGATATGCTTGAATCTAAAAAATTCTACTCACTTTTCTCACCAAATCAAAAGATTTATACAAAAGTTAAGAATGAAGAACCAACCTACTATGCGAATACTTCAAAAGTAAGTACTTCTCAGTTTGCTTCTGGTAGTATCATTGAGGGTGAAGTAGTTCAGTCAGTCCTATCTCGTAACATTTATGTTCACAAGGATAGTGTGGTGAAGGACAGCATTCTATTTCCTCGTGTTGTGATTGGTCAAGGTGCCCAGGTTGAATATGCTATCTTGGATAAGGGAGTTGAGGTTGCGGACGGTGTTGTCATTCGAGGCACAGCAGAGCATCCAGTTGTAGTGAAGAAGGGTGAAACAGTAACAGAGGACATTTATTCATGA
- a CDS encoding glucose-1-phosphate adenylyltransferase: protein MKNEMLALILAGGQGTRLGKLTQSIAKPAVQFGGRYRIIDFALSNCANSGIHNVGVITQYQPLALNNHIGNGSSWGLDGIGSGVSILQPYSASEGNRWFEGTSHAIYQNIDYIDSVNPEYVLILSGDHIYKMDYDDMLQSHKDNNASLTVAVLDVPLKEASRFGIMNTDANNRIVEFEEKPAQPKSTKASMGIYIFDWKRLRNMLVAAEKSNVDMSDFGKNVIPNYLESGESVYAYEFNGYWKDVGTIESLWEANMEYISPENALDSRNRQWKIYSRNLISPPNYFGAHAHVEDSLVVDGCFVDGTVKRSILSTEAQVREGAEVVDSVIMSGAIIGHGAKITRAIIGEGAIIADGVEIDGTDEVQVVGYNEVVGVATDED from the coding sequence ATGAAGAATGAAATGCTAGCTTTGATCCTTGCGGGTGGGCAAGGAACACGTCTCGGAAAACTCACTCAAAGCATTGCCAAACCAGCGGTGCAATTCGGTGGGCGCTACCGTATCATTGACTTTGCGCTTTCAAACTGTGCTAACTCTGGAATCCATAATGTTGGTGTGATTACGCAATACCAACCTCTCGCTTTGAACAACCATATCGGAAATGGTTCTAGCTGGGGATTGGATGGTATCGGTTCAGGTGTCTCTATTTTACAACCTTATTCAGCCAGCGAAGGAAACCGTTGGTTTGAAGGGACCAGTCACGCTATCTACCAAAACATCGACTACATCGACAGTGTTAATCCTGAATATGTTTTGATCCTTTCAGGTGACCATATCTACAAGATGGATTATGATGATATGCTCCAATCTCATAAGGATAACAATGCCAGTTTGACAGTAGCTGTCTTAGACGTACCTCTCAAAGAAGCTAGCCGTTTTGGTATCATGAATACAGATGCCAATAATCGTATCGTTGAATTCGAAGAAAAACCTGCTCAACCTAAGTCTACAAAGGCTTCTATGGGAATTTATATCTTTGACTGGAAACGACTTCGCAATATGCTTGTTGCTGCTGAAAAGAGCAATGTGGATATGTCAGACTTTGGTAAGAACGTTATCCCTAACTATCTCGAGTCTGGTGAAAGTGTCTATGCTTATGAATTTAATGGCTACTGGAAAGACGTTGGTACGATTGAGTCGCTTTGGGAAGCCAATATGGAGTACATTTCGCCAGAAAATGCTTTGGATAGCCGTAATCGTCAGTGGAAAATTTACTCAAGAAACTTGATTTCACCACCAAACTACTTTGGTGCGCATGCACACGTTGAAGATTCATTGGTCGTGGATGGATGTTTTGTAGATGGAACTGTTAAACGTTCGATTCTTTCAACAGAAGCACAAGTACGTGAAGGTGCCGAGGTTGTTGATTCTGTCATCATGAGTGGAGCTATCATTGGCCATGGAGCAAAGATTACTCGTGCTATTATTGGTGAGGGTGCCATTATTGCAGACGGAGTAGAGATTGACGGAACGGATGAAGTACAAGTAGTAGGATACAATGAAGTAGTGGGGGTAGCAACAGATGAAGATTGA